From Desulfovibrio sp., a single genomic window includes:
- a CDS encoding outer membrane homotrimeric porin: MKRIATLALLVSMVFGCVAIASAATEVKMTGDARIHANFWSNNNYTGWNPKGTNTFDNLTIWERFRLRSDFIANEGLKFRLGIRVNNKAWGNDTFTVDNPAVSIDVYQAFLQFKWPGSDVEFTVGLQDLDLPISAPGMLNSSPVLGGTRAGAFVVAIPVVDQFKIVAGFARLLDTNKDFDPTTTQVPDEFDGYFLVLPITLDGFKATPWGMLAVAGKNANYATAVGSSPRMSNQSLATNLASAGYALAPAGFKQAQTVYWWVGSAFAVTALDPFKFYADVMYGEGAAGQGSRARRGLFFDVAAEYTGFDMLTPQVTFWYSTGEDSSMRNGSERMPSVVQSWGPSTSFLFDNAVSLNKISFIQDLTHRLTFTYANGTNSARALRQANALWGNGNYVQMGRDLTTNEYVMGINFDNQYNIYENLAAIVETGWAHGSFEKGVWGRRLVNQSQNGDAWKVAFGLQYKF, translated from the coding sequence ATGAAGCGCATTGCTACTCTGGCTCTGCTCGTCTCCATGGTGTTCGGCTGTGTGGCTATCGCCTCCGCCGCCACCGAGGTCAAAATGACCGGTGACGCCCGCATCCATGCTAACTTCTGGAGCAACAACAACTACACCGGTTGGAACCCCAAGGGCACCAACACCTTTGACAACCTGACCATCTGGGAGCGCTTCCGCCTTCGCTCCGACTTCATCGCCAACGAAGGCCTGAAGTTCCGCTTGGGCATCCGCGTGAACAACAAGGCTTGGGGTAACGACACCTTCACCGTGGACAACCCGGCCGTGTCGATCGACGTGTACCAGGCCTTCCTGCAGTTCAAGTGGCCCGGCTCCGACGTTGAGTTCACCGTGGGCCTCCAGGACCTGGATCTGCCCATCTCCGCCCCTGGCATGCTGAACTCCAGCCCCGTGCTTGGTGGCACCCGCGCCGGCGCCTTCGTCGTCGCCATCCCCGTGGTCGACCAGTTCAAGATCGTTGCCGGCTTCGCTCGCCTGCTCGACACCAACAAGGACTTCGACCCCACCACCACCCAGGTGCCTGACGAGTTCGACGGCTACTTCCTGGTGCTGCCCATCACCCTGGACGGCTTCAAAGCCACCCCCTGGGGCATGCTGGCCGTTGCCGGTAAGAACGCCAACTACGCCACCGCGGTTGGTTCCTCCCCCCGCATGTCTAACCAGTCCCTGGCCACCAACCTGGCCTCCGCTGGTTACGCACTGGCCCCCGCCGGCTTCAAGCAGGCTCAGACAGTGTACTGGTGGGTCGGTTCCGCCTTCGCGGTCACCGCTCTTGATCCTTTCAAGTTCTACGCCGACGTGATGTACGGTGAAGGCGCCGCCGGCCAGGGCAGCCGCGCCCGTCGTGGCCTGTTCTTCGACGTTGCCGCCGAATACACCGGCTTTGACATGCTGACCCCCCAGGTGACCTTCTGGTACTCCACCGGTGAGGACAGCTCCATGCGTAACGGCTCCGAGCGTATGCCTTCCGTCGTCCAGTCCTGGGGTCCCTCGACCTCCTTCCTGTTCGACAACGCGGTCTCCCTGAACAAGATCTCCTTCATTCAGGACCTGACCCATCGCCTGACCTTCACCTACGCCAATGGTACCAACAGCGCCCGCGCCCTGCGCCAGGCCAATGCCCTCTGGGGTAATGGCAACTACGTGCAGATGGGTCGCGACCTGACCACCAACGAGTACGTGATGGGCATCAACTTCGACAACCAGTACAACATCTATGAGAACCTGGCCGCCATCGTTGAGACCGGCTGGGCCCATGGCTCGTTCGAGAAGGGTGTCTGGGGCCGTCGCCTCGTGAACCAGTCTCAGAACGGTGATGCTTGGAAGGTCGCTTTCGGCCTGCAGTACAAGTTCTAA